A single genomic interval of Hevea brasiliensis isolate MT/VB/25A 57/8 chromosome 4, ASM3005281v1, whole genome shotgun sequence harbors:
- the LOC110673624 gene encoding uncharacterized protein LOC110673624 — protein MSYHPRRILPPGASKKRKEREAFYPTKPLSLAQLSAKPALKADEESVSSNRLLAGYMAYEFLTKGTLFGQRFDPARAEEVPLAGGSVQSKRGKPGWKKEHNKSYAEVASILKTDGAHITGIVNPSQLARWIQQ, from the coding sequence ATGAGCTATCATCCTCGTAGGATTTTGCCACCTGGCGCTTCCAAGAAGCGCAAGGAGCGAGAGGCATTTTATCCGACGAAGCCATTGTCTTTGGCTCAGCTCTCAGCTAAGCCGGCTTTAAAAGCTGATGAAGAGTCCGTTTCTTCTAATCGGTTGCTGGCTGGGTACATGGCCTACGAGTTTTTGACAAAAGGCACTTTGTTCGGGCAACGATTCGATCCGGCACGTGCTGAGGAGGTGCCTTTAGCCGGCGGCTCGGTCCAATCTAAGAGAGGGAAGCCGGGATGGAAGAAAGAGCACAATAAGAGTTATGCTGAGGTGGCAAGCATATTGAAGACCGATGGGGCCCACATCACGGGTATCGTTAACCCTAGTCAACTAGCTAGGTGGATCCAGCAGTGA
- the LOC110673620 gene encoding protein NPGR2 — MRLKNWMKKWGVGAGERLWKMMKCIRSGEQLRVDDMVASSESLATRDYSASGYSSRAGEIDTKIDNSNIEEAESSLRESGYLNYEEARALLGRLEYQKGNIEAALHVFEGIDIPAVTSKMKVSISRKCEQNRRRSQSDDAPTMSVHAISLLLEAIFLKTKSLQCLGRFREAAQSCKVILDTVESALPEGLPENFPTDHKLQEILNKAVELLPELWMLAGAPQEAILSYRRALLYHWNLETETTTKIEKDFATFLLYSGTEASPPNLRLQVEGSFVPRNNIEEAVLLLLILLRKFAYRRIGWDPMIIDHLSFALSVSGELKALSHQIEELLPGTMERRERYCTLALCYHGEGEDTVALNLLRNLLNNRENPDCILELLLASKICAENMICVEEGMTYTSKALSELHGICGQMVSVANCLLGLLLSTQSRSVPSDTERTSKKSEALEALETAEKIMRERDSHIIFHLSLENAEQRKLDIALHYAKQLLKLEAGSSVRSFILLARILSAQKRFIDAETVINAALDQTGKWDQGELLRTKAKLQIAQGQLKDAIQTYTHLLAVVQVRTKTFGGGKKLLKSRGNHDRRLEMETWHDLANVYTGLSQWWDAEVCLTKSKAISPYSASRWHTTGLLYEAKGLHQDALKSFRAALDVDPTHVPSLISTASVLRLLGSQSKPIIRSFLTDALQLDNMNHSAWYNLGLLCKDDASASALEAAECFQAAAVLEESAPVEPFR, encoded by the exons ATGAGACTTAAGAATTGGATGAAAAAGTGGGGAGTTGGCGCTGGGGAGAGATTGTGGAAGATGATGAAGTGTATTCGTTCGGGGGAGCAGTTAAGAGTAGATGACATGGTTGCTTCATCGGAGTCCTTGGCAACTAGGGACTACTCAGCGAGTGGTTATTCCTCTCGAGCTGGTGAGATAGATACAAAGATTGATAATAGCAACATTGAGGAAGCAGAGTCATCTCTTCGCGAGAGTGGTTATCTCAACTATGAG GAGGCAAGAGCATTGTTGGGAAGGCTTGAGTATCAGAAAGGAAATATAGAAGCAGCACTTCATGTGTTTGAAGGAATCGACATTCCTGCTGTGACATCCAAGATGAAAGTCTCAATTTCTAGAAAGTGTGAACAAAACCGACGCCGTTCTCAAAGTGATGATGCCCCAACTATGTCTGTGCATGCTATTAGTTTACTTCTTGAAGCTATTTTTCTGAAAACAAAATCACTGCAGTGTCTTGGAAGGTTTAGAG AAGCTGCTCAATCATGTAAAGTGATTTTGGATACTGTTGAGTCTGCATTGCCAGAGGGCCTGCCTGAGAACTTTCCTACAGATCATAAACTACAAGAAATTCTAAACAAAGCTGTTGAATTACTTCCAGAGCTGTGGATGCTTGCTGGGGCTCCACAGGAAGCTATCTTATCATACCGGCGGGCACTACTCTATCATTGGAATCTGGAGACGGAAACCACAACCAAGATTGAAAAAGATTTTGCTACTTTTCTTTTGTATAGCGGTACTGAGGCAAGCCCTCCAAATCTCCGTTTGCAGGTGGAAGGATCATTTGTGCCAAGAAACAATATAGAAGAGGCTGTTCTTTTGTTATTGATTCTGTTAAGAAAATTTGCTTACAGAAGGATTGGATGGGATCCAATGATCATTGATCACCTTTCTTTTGCCCTGTCTGTTTCTGGGGAACTAAAGGCACTATCCCATCAGATAGAAGAGTTGCTCCCTGGAACCATGGAGAGAAGAGAAAGATATTGCACTCTAGCTCTCTGTTACCATGGAGAGGGTGAGGATACGGTGGCTTTGAATCTTTTGAGGAATTTACTTAATAACAGAGAGAATCCAGATTGCATACTTGAATTATTACTGGCTTCAAAGATTTGTGCAGAGAATATGATTTGTGTCGAAGAAGGGATGACATACACTTCCAAAGCACTTTCTGAATTGCATGGTATATGTGGCCAGATGGTAAGTGTGGCAAACTGCTTGCTGGGTCTTTTACTGTCAACTCAGTCCAGATCAGTTCCTTCTGATACTGAGAGGACTTCTAAGAAGTCTGAAGCACTTGAGGCGCTTGAAACTGCTGAGAAGATAATGAGGGAAAGAGATTCTCATATCATTTTCCATCTTAGCCTAGAAAATGCTGAGCAGCGGAAGTTGGATATTGCACTTCATTATGCAAAGCAGCTTTTGAAACTGGAGGCTGGATCTAGTGTTAGAAGTTTCATCCTTTTAGCGCGAATATTGTCAGCTCAAAAACGGTTTATTGATGCGGAGACAGTAATCAATGCTGCTCTAGATCAGACTGGGAAGTGGGACCAAGGAGAACTGTTACGAACCAAAGCTAAACTCCAGATTGCTCAGGGCCAGTTAAAGGATGCCATACAGACCTATACTCATCTTCTTGCTGTTGTCCAAGTTCGAACTAAAACCTTTGGTGGTGGAAAGAAGCTTCTAAAG AGTAGAGGAAACCATGACAGAAGATTGGAAATGGAAACATGGCATGATCTAGCTAATGTGTACACAGGTTTGTCTCAATGGTGGGATGCTGAAGTCTGTCTTACAAAATCCAAGGCTATCAGTCCTTACTCTGCTTCAAGATGGCACACCACAG GTTTACTCTATGAAGCAAAGGGTTTGCACCAAGATGCTCTGAAATCATTCAGAGCAGCATTAGATGTTGACCCCACTCATGTCCCAAGTTTGATATCTACTGCTAGTGTCCTCAGACTGCTTGGTAGCCAATCGAAGCCCATTATCAGAAGCTTTCTTACTGATGCTCTTCAACTCGACAATATGAACCACTCTGCATGGTACAATCTGGGGCTGCTCTGCAAGGATGATGCCAGTGCATCAGCACTTGAGGCAGCGGAATGCTTCCAGGCTGCAGCTGTTTTGGAAGAATCTGCACCAGTTGAACCCTTCAGATGA
- the LOC110673609 gene encoding peroxisomal membrane protein PMP22-like, with the protein MSDIAKEVRRKYLIQLQARPLRTKVFWRLLIIARNNCWGVGWMQRCNCPKDFCDQKASVEKIASYHVKLTSSFVVSIQDLWLCIWRTFWALPSQIDGYYFQGKEEHETVAKKVLLEQLTSSAWNNMVFMMYYGLVVEVFSFHVKCAISHLVVSPSCSSFIFSLLMFLKPGKREYLQRVYYIQKLWFVVAGRPWGLVKSKVRKDHPSVQLTAWKFWPIVSWVNHQYMPLQFRVLFQGFVASCWAIFLNLRARTATIEQA; encoded by the exons ATGTCTGACATAGCTAAAGAGGTACGGAGAAAATATCTGATTCAACTTCAAGCCCGCCCTCTTAGAACCAAGGTCTTTTGGCGGTTGTTGATCATTGCCC GCAATAACTGCTGGGGTGTTGGCTGGATGCAGCGATGCAATTGCCCAAAAGATTTCTGTGATCAAAAGGCTTCAGTTGAGAAGATTGCTTCTTATCATGTTAAGTTGACTTCTTCATTTGTAGTTTCAATTCAAG ATCTATGGCTTTGCATATGGAGGACCTTTTGGGCACTTCCTTCACAAATTGATGGATATTATTTTCAAGGGAAAGAAGAACACGAAACTGTAGCAAAGAAG GTGTTGTTGGAACAATTAACTTCTTCTGCTTGGAACAACATGGTTTTTATGATGTACTATGGCTTGGTAGTTGAGG TGTTCTCATTTCATGTCAAATGTGCTATTTCTCATTTGGTGGTCTCCCCATCCTGTAGTAGCTTTATTTTCTCGTTGTTGATGTTTTTAAAGCCAG GAAAAAGAGAATATTTACAGAGAGTCTACTATATCCAAAAACTTTGGTTTGTTGTTGCGGGAAGACCATGGGGTTTAGTCAAGAGTAAGGTTCGTAAGGACCACCCTTCTGTTCAATTGACAGCATGGAAG TTCTGGCCTATAGTTAGCTGGGTGAATCACCAGTATATGCCTTTGCAGTTCCGTGTTCTATTTCAAGGCTTTGTTGCTTCATGCTG GGCTATCTTTCTAAATCTGAGAGCAAGGACTGCCACAATTGAGCAGGCATAG